One segment of Candidatus Hydrogenedentota bacterium DNA contains the following:
- the cydB gene encoding cytochrome d ubiquinol oxidase subunit II produces MDLNTIWFFLLGILLTGYAILDGFDLGVGILHPFLREDSDRRVLLNSIGPFWDGNEVWLVTFGGAMFAAFPEVYATVFSGFYTAFMLLLYALIFRAISLELRSKVDNPMWQVFWDYAFAAGSTVATLLFGVAVGNAMLGIPVKEVNGAVEFVGTFWGLLGPYQLLVGLFVVATFALHGNLYLCLKTDGALQAKVRTWTARTFAVFVILYVLATVYTLFGVGHALDNLKAYPIAWAVAAVSVLAIVNIPRSLAKNQFLAAFLSSSAAIAAFNLLLGITLWPNLVVSSIDPAFNLDMYNAASSAKTLQVMLIIAGIGMPFVLAYTSVIYWVFRGKVQADKLMY; encoded by the coding sequence ATGGACCTCAATACGATCTGGTTCTTCCTGCTTGGAATCCTCCTCACGGGATACGCGATCCTCGACGGGTTCGATCTGGGCGTCGGCATCTTGCATCCGTTCCTGCGCGAGGACAGCGACCGCCGGGTGTTGCTGAACTCGATCGGGCCGTTCTGGGACGGAAACGAGGTCTGGCTGGTGACGTTCGGCGGGGCGATGTTCGCGGCGTTTCCCGAGGTATACGCCACGGTATTCTCGGGCTTCTACACGGCGTTCATGCTGTTGTTGTATGCGCTGATCTTCCGGGCCATCTCGCTCGAACTGCGCAGCAAAGTGGATAATCCCATGTGGCAGGTTTTCTGGGATTACGCGTTCGCGGCAGGAAGCACGGTGGCCACGCTGCTGTTCGGCGTGGCCGTGGGCAACGCGATGCTGGGCATTCCCGTCAAAGAAGTGAATGGCGCCGTCGAGTTTGTGGGGACATTCTGGGGTTTGCTCGGTCCCTACCAGCTTCTGGTGGGGCTTTTCGTGGTAGCCACGTTTGCCCTGCACGGAAACCTGTATCTGTGTCTGAAAACAGATGGCGCGTTACAGGCCAAGGTACGAACATGGACGGCCAGGACCTTCGCCGTGTTTGTCATATTGTACGTGCTGGCGACAGTGTATACGCTATTCGGCGTTGGCCATGCTCTCGACAATCTCAAAGCATACCCGATTGCATGGGCCGTGGCGGCTGTGAGCGTGCTGGCCATAGTGAACATCCCGCGGTCGCTTGCGAAAAACCAGTTCCTGGCGGCATTCCTGTCGTCGTCGGCGGCCATCGCCGCCTTCAATCTTCTCCTGGGCATCACGCTGTGGCCCAATCTGGTGGTGTCGAGCATCGACCCGGCCTTCAACCTCGATATGTACAATGCCGCCTCGTCGGCAAAGACCCTGCAGGTCATGCTGATCATCGCGGGCATCGGGATGCCGTTCGTGCTGGCGTACACGAGCGTGATCTACTGGGTATTCCGCGGAAAGGTCCAGGCGGACAAGTTGATGTATTGA
- a CDS encoding PEP-CTERM sorting domain-containing protein: MKLHFNCVLLGMCLALASTAFASGIDYFDAEIEAGGGITGGGTGYQTPDGQVWLWYPNAPTGPWYNQWFYDDPTNPNHFKEIWLQFVVTPLVSELEMDLHFTINWTTADWEDTGPDGAPPMFDQEQYIGRAATNDLVLELFDPAIPVPAYHDFPDDPFGNPSEITLTELDRQHWQVDWYYIIPDFNPEWVSIDIWGENFAIDGWIEHECVIVPEPATLVMVGLGLAGFVVRRMRYQAG; this comes from the coding sequence ATGAAGTTACACTTTAACTGCGTGCTTCTGGGAATGTGCTTGGCACTCGCATCTACGGCATTCGCCTCGGGGATCGACTATTTCGATGCCGAGATCGAAGCAGGTGGGGGCATCACGGGCGGCGGTACCGGTTACCAGACTCCCGACGGCCAGGTTTGGCTCTGGTATCCGAACGCGCCGACGGGGCCATGGTATAACCAGTGGTTCTATGACGACCCCACAAATCCGAATCACTTCAAGGAAATATGGCTACAATTTGTAGTCACGCCGCTCGTATCCGAATTGGAGATGGACCTCCACTTCACAATCAATTGGACCACTGCGGACTGGGAGGATACCGGTCCGGATGGGGCCCCGCCGATGTTTGACCAGGAGCAGTACATAGGCCGGGCAGCCACGAATGATTTGGTCCTAGAGTTGTTCGACCCTGCGATCCCGGTCCCGGCGTACCACGATTTTCCAGATGATCCCTTCGGCAACCCAAGCGAGATAACGCTGACCGAGTTGGATCGGCAGCATTGGCAAGTTGATTGGTACTACATCATTCCGGACTTCAACCCGGAATGGGTGTCCATCGACATTTGGGGAGAGAACTTCGCGATAGACGGTTGGATCGAGCACGAGTGCGTGATTGTGCCCGAGCCCGCGACCTTGGTGATGGTGGGCCTTGGCCTGGCTGGTTTCGTCGTCCGTCGCATGCGTTATCAGGCGGGCTGA
- a CDS encoding endoribonuclease L-PSP, whose amino-acid sequence MNLREENSIQTRIAQRSGYQELFITAAPLPGQDLGSLLLDVFQEIDARRASVVSHEIFGVSRRAGDAAFERLVAARGEITWPVLWISEGADAEPPAAAVQLWAVTDLEVSPVLHDGRSIGVCYEDASAAYCRLGGILPADISLAEGMQAISVFEQMEAGLETADMNFHDVLRTWFYNDKITAWYPQFNQARDTMFKRWRVFEGFVPASTAVGGSNAFGAALTGGLIAVKAKDGSVKRRPLPSPLQCPALDYGSSFSRAVEFETDDHRRVYVSGTASIAPEGHTVFIDDIEGQIARTMEVIYAILESRGMDWKDVCRSIAYFKEPKEFGLFPQYCEAQGISDLPVAYVKDDICRDNLLFEVELDAIVAK is encoded by the coding sequence GTGAATTTGAGAGAAGAGAACAGCATACAAACACGGATTGCCCAGCGAAGCGGCTACCAGGAACTGTTCATTACGGCCGCGCCGTTGCCGGGACAGGACCTGGGGTCACTGCTGCTCGATGTTTTTCAGGAAATCGACGCTCGCCGCGCCTCCGTGGTGTCACACGAGATCTTTGGCGTTTCCCGCCGTGCCGGTGATGCGGCCTTCGAGCGTCTGGTTGCCGCGCGCGGCGAAATCACTTGGCCCGTGCTCTGGATCTCCGAGGGCGCCGATGCCGAGCCGCCCGCTGCCGCCGTGCAACTGTGGGCCGTGACTGATCTCGAGGTCAGCCCCGTACTCCATGACGGCCGGAGCATCGGCGTGTGCTATGAAGACGCATCCGCCGCGTATTGCCGCCTCGGCGGAATTTTGCCCGCCGATATTTCCCTCGCGGAAGGGATGCAAGCGATCTCCGTTTTCGAACAGATGGAGGCTGGACTCGAGACCGCCGACATGAACTTCCACGACGTTCTCCGTACGTGGTTTTACAACGACAAGATCACGGCGTGGTATCCACAGTTCAACCAGGCCCGAGACACCATGTTCAAACGGTGGCGCGTTTTTGAGGGTTTCGTTCCCGCAAGCACCGCCGTCGGCGGCTCGAACGCTTTCGGGGCCGCGTTGACCGGCGGCCTCATCGCGGTCAAGGCAAAAGACGGCTCGGTAAAGCGGCGTCCCTTGCCTTCTCCGCTGCAATGCCCCGCCCTCGATTATGGCAGTTCGTTCAGCCGCGCCGTCGAGTTCGAAACGGATGACCACCGCCGGGTCTACGTCTCCGGCACCGCAAGCATCGCCCCCGAAGGCCATACCGTCTTTATCGATGATATCGAGGGTCAGATCGCCAGGACGATGGAGGTCATCTACGCCATCCTCGAGTCCCGCGGCATGGATTGGAAGGACGTTTGCCGCAGCATCGCGTATTTCAAGGAGCCCAAGGAATTCGGGCTCTTCCCGCAATATTGCGAAGCGCAAGGCATCTCTGACTTGCCCGTAGCCTATGTAAAGGACGACATCTGCCGCGACAACCTTCTTTTTGAGGTGGAACTCGACGCCATTGTGGCAAAATAG
- a CDS encoding c-type cytochrome, whose product MTKATIWQRGCAAVIVIAGLTAGIAFAQEYVSPLCVAVSPEQTTLYVAAHTGKQVIVLGLENNAVAASFPLPDSPTGLCISADGTALYVTIGAPKGALLVMNRADGAVRASIPLGHTPVSPVASPDGRFVYVCNRFDNNVSVIDAAANAELARIAVPREPFGAAVTPDGKWLCVANHLPVGPSDGDYVSANVSIIDTSAKSVVTNIVLPNGSTGLRGIAVSPDGAYAYATHLLGRYQLPTTQLERGWMNTNALSIIDIAGQKLFNTVLLDDVDLGAANPWGVLVSADGACVCVSHAGTHEISVIDRAAMHDKLTKVAAGEQVSEVSRAPGDVPNDLAFLVGMRRRLKLKGNGARGIAMAGTKVYAAEYFTDSVGVVDANPEARPAAASIPLGARQEMTAVRKGEMLFNDAALCFQNWQSCASCHPDMRADGLNWDLLNDGMGNPKNSKSLLLSHKTPPVMVTGVRDKAETAVRSGIRFIQFAVRPEEDAQAIDEYAKAVTAVPSPYLQDGALSEAAKRGEALFQQAGCAACHPAPLYTDLQLYNVGTGKDREVDTKFDTPTLIEVWRTAPYLHDGRAATMLDMLKREDSGAQHYPAGLTDEQLADLAVYVLSL is encoded by the coding sequence ATGACGAAGGCGACGATCTGGCAGCGCGGGTGTGCGGCCGTGATAGTGATTGCGGGATTGACGGCCGGCATCGCATTCGCGCAGGAATACGTGTCGCCGTTGTGTGTGGCGGTGAGTCCCGAGCAGACCACGCTATATGTCGCTGCACACACAGGCAAGCAGGTCATAGTACTGGGGCTGGAGAACAATGCAGTTGCCGCCAGCTTTCCCCTGCCGGATTCGCCCACGGGGCTCTGCATTTCCGCTGACGGAACCGCCCTTTACGTGACCATCGGCGCGCCCAAAGGCGCTCTGCTTGTGATGAACCGTGCCGACGGGGCGGTCAGAGCAAGCATTCCCCTCGGGCATACGCCGGTTTCCCCCGTCGCAAGCCCCGATGGGAGGTTTGTTTACGTCTGCAACCGTTTTGACAACAACGTTTCCGTGATCGATGCCGCCGCCAATGCGGAACTTGCGCGAATAGCGGTGCCTCGCGAACCCTTCGGCGCGGCTGTTACTCCCGATGGGAAATGGCTTTGTGTGGCCAACCACCTTCCTGTGGGCCCCTCCGATGGCGACTACGTGTCCGCGAACGTCTCGATTATCGACACAAGCGCGAAGAGCGTCGTCACGAACATCGTGCTCCCCAATGGCAGCACCGGTCTCCGCGGCATTGCCGTCTCGCCCGATGGCGCATATGCGTACGCTACCCATCTTCTTGGACGCTACCAGCTTCCTACCACGCAACTGGAGCGTGGCTGGATGAATACCAACGCGCTGAGCATCATCGATATCGCCGGCCAGAAGCTGTTCAACACGGTTCTGCTCGACGACGTCGACCTGGGGGCCGCCAATCCGTGGGGGGTGCTGGTAAGCGCCGACGGCGCCTGCGTCTGCGTCTCTCACGCGGGCACCCATGAAATCAGCGTGATTGACCGCGCTGCGATGCACGACAAGCTCACCAAAGTCGCCGCGGGCGAGCAGGTGTCCGAAGTGTCCCGCGCCCCCGGCGATGTCCCCAACGACCTCGCATTCCTGGTCGGCATGCGCCGCCGTCTCAAACTCAAGGGCAACGGCGCCCGCGGGATCGCCATGGCCGGCACGAAAGTCTACGCGGCCGAGTATTTCACCGACAGCGTCGGCGTGGTAGACGCGAATCCCGAGGCTCGTCCCGCCGCCGCGTCCATACCCCTGGGAGCCAGGCAGGAAATGACGGCCGTGCGCAAAGGCGAGATGCTGTTCAACGACGCCGCCCTGTGTTTCCAGAACTGGCAAAGCTGCGCCAGTTGCCATCCCGACATGCGCGCCGATGGTCTGAATTGGGACCTTCTCAACGACGGCATGGGCAATCCCAAGAACAGCAAGAGCCTCCTCTTGTCGCACAAGACGCCGCCGGTCATGGTCACCGGCGTGCGTGATAAAGCGGAGACGGCCGTCCGCTCGGGCATTCGCTTCATCCAATTCGCCGTGCGTCCGGAGGAGGACGCCCAGGCGATCGACGAGTATGCAAAGGCCGTTACCGCGGTGCCGAGCCCATACCTGCAGGACGGTGCGCTCAGCGAAGCCGCCAAACGCGGCGAAGCTCTCTTTCAACAAGCGGGCTGCGCGGCGTGCCACCCCGCGCCCTTGTACACCGATCTGCAGCTTTACAACGTGGGTACCGGGAAGGACCGCGAAGTCGACACAAAATTCGACACGCCAACGCTCATCGAGGTCTGGCGGACCGCCCCGTATCTGCACGACGGCCGGGCCGCGACCATGCTCGATATGCTGAAGCGTGAGGATTCGGGAGCGCAGCATTATCCCGCCGGTTTGACGGACGAGCAACTCGCTGATCTCGCCGTATATGTTTTGTCGCTCTAG